The Corynebacterium confusum genome has a window encoding:
- a CDS encoding D-ribose ABC transporter substrate-binding protein, which produces MSASLTRTLVRKSLAVASVAALTLSVAACNRGEAASDNVTLALSTQTNPFFVELRDGAQEKADELGINLDVQDASDDASTQTNQLKNAETSGAGVVIVNPTDSDAVGSAVQSLNAANIPVVAVDRSSNAGEVASFVASDNIAGGEQAADALAESIGEEGEILILQGISGSSASRDRGEGFEKGLKKYPKIKVAAKQTANFDRTEGLNVTTNLLQAHPNVKAVFAENDEMALGAIEALGAKAGKEVKVFGFDGTEDGIKAIEDGTLAGTIAQLPDELGAKAVEQAAAILNGEDPEAEIPVEVVTVTEQNVAEYK; this is translated from the coding sequence ATGTCTGCATCCCTGACCCGCACCCTTGTCCGCAAGTCCCTGGCCGTGGCCTCCGTCGCCGCGCTGACCCTTTCGGTCGCCGCCTGCAACCGCGGCGAGGCCGCCAGCGATAACGTCACCCTGGCGCTGTCGACCCAGACCAACCCCTTCTTCGTCGAGCTGCGCGACGGCGCCCAGGAAAAGGCCGACGAGCTGGGCATCAACCTGGACGTCCAGGACGCCTCCGACGACGCGTCCACCCAGACCAACCAGCTGAAGAACGCGGAGACCTCCGGCGCCGGCGTCGTGATTGTCAACCCGACGGATTCCGACGCAGTGGGCTCGGCCGTCCAGTCGCTCAACGCCGCTAATATCCCGGTCGTGGCGGTGGACCGCTCCTCCAACGCCGGCGAGGTCGCCTCCTTTGTGGCCTCCGATAACATCGCCGGCGGCGAGCAGGCCGCCGATGCCCTGGCTGAATCCATCGGCGAGGAGGGCGAGATCCTCATCCTGCAGGGCATCTCCGGATCCTCGGCCTCCCGCGACCGCGGCGAGGGCTTCGAGAAGGGACTCAAGAAGTACCCGAAGATCAAGGTCGCGGCCAAGCAAACCGCGAACTTCGACCGCACCGAGGGCCTGAACGTGACCACCAACCTGCTGCAGGCCCACCCGAATGTCAAGGCCGTCTTCGCCGAGAACGACGAGATGGCCCTCGGCGCCATCGAGGCCCTGGGCGCTAAGGCCGGCAAGGAGGTCAAGGTCTTCGGCTTCGACGGCACCGAGGACGGCATCAAGGCCATCGAGGACGGCACGTTGGCAGGCACCATCGCCCAGCTGCCGGACGAGCTCGGCGCCAAGGCCGTGGAGCAGGCCGCTGCCATCCTGAACGGCGAGGACCCAGAAGCCGAAATCCCGGTCGAAGTTGTCACCGTCACCGAGCAGAACGTAGCTGAGTACAAGTAA
- a CDS encoding ribokinase, with the protein MTEPTSTPSTASAQSGRLAVVGSINADLMVGVDRHPHPGETLLGSGGGILAGGKGANQAVAAALQGAHVDFVGAVGDDPYSAPAMSHLHSSGVNLEHVATRSSTTTGLAVITVSADGENTIVVIPGANATVDGSYVDAHSSAVAAADIVLLQGEIPAEGFAAAARHAHRLVVNLAPVIEVDRDSLLRADPLVVNEHEADLVLAQLGAPVASADPHDMVQALLEVGFNSVVLTLGAQGALVGDGSGLTDIPTPRIHAVDTTGAGDAFTGALVARLLAGASLTDAARHAARVGAFAALSIGAQPSYPGLDAELPQV; encoded by the coding sequence ATGACTGAACCGACCAGCACCCCGTCCACCGCGTCCGCCCAGTCCGGCCGCCTGGCCGTCGTGGGCTCCATCAACGCCGACCTCATGGTAGGCGTGGACCGCCACCCGCACCCGGGCGAGACCCTCCTGGGCAGCGGCGGCGGCATCCTGGCCGGCGGCAAGGGCGCCAACCAGGCCGTGGCCGCCGCGCTGCAGGGCGCGCACGTGGACTTCGTCGGCGCGGTGGGCGACGACCCCTACTCCGCCCCGGCGATGAGCCACCTGCACAGCAGCGGCGTGAACCTGGAGCACGTCGCGACCCGCTCCTCCACGACGACGGGCCTGGCGGTCATCACGGTCAGCGCCGACGGGGAGAACACCATCGTGGTCATCCCCGGCGCGAACGCCACCGTGGACGGCAGCTACGTCGACGCGCACTCCTCCGCGGTGGCAGCAGCCGACATCGTCCTGCTGCAGGGCGAAATCCCCGCGGAGGGCTTCGCGGCGGCAGCCCGCCACGCCCACCGGCTGGTGGTCAACCTTGCGCCGGTCATTGAGGTGGACCGGGACAGCCTGCTGCGCGCGGACCCGCTGGTGGTCAACGAGCACGAGGCCGACCTGGTCCTGGCCCAGCTGGGCGCGCCGGTGGCCTCGGCGGACCCGCACGATATGGTCCAGGCGCTGCTGGAGGTCGGCTTTAACAGCGTCGTGCTGACGCTGGGCGCCCAGGGCGCCCTGGTGGGCGATGGTTCCGGTCTGACGGACATCCCCACCCCGCGCATCCACGCGGTGGATACCACCGGCGCCGGCGACGCCTTCACGGGCGCGCTGGTGGCCCGCCTGCTGGCCGGGGCATCGCTTACCGATGCCGCCCGGCACGCCGCCCGCGTCGGCGCTTTTGCCGCCCTGTCCATTGGCGCCCAGCCGTCCTACCCCGGCTTGGACGCGGAACTACCACAGGTATAA